The Candidatus Hamiltonella defensa 5AT (Acyrthosiphon pisum) DNA window CTCTGAACGCTTGCTGCAGGCAAAAAATAACACGGCCATGTTAACCACTTTTAACGAAGTGAATATGAAGCCCATCATGGATTTACGTAAAAAATATGGTGAGGCTTTTGAAAAAAGCCATGGCGTACGTTTAGGCTTAATGTCTTTTTATGTGAAAGCGGTGATAGAAGCCCTAAAACGCTATCCTGAAATTAATGCCTCTATTGATGACACGGATATTGTGTATCACCATTATTTTGATATCAGTATTGCGGTTTCTACGCCACGTGGTCTTGTCACACCTGTTCTGCGTGATGCGGATACCTTAAGCATGGCGGATATTGAAAAACAGGTTAAGTCTCTGGCGCTGAAAGGGCGTGACGGTAAGCTCAAGGTTGACGAATTAACTGGGGGGAATTTTACCATTACTAACGGAGGGGTTTTTGGTTCACTCATGTCTACCCCCATCATTAATCCTCCTCAAAGTGCCATTTTGGGCATGCATACCATCCAGGAGCGCCCAATGGCAGTCAAAGGTCAGGTTGTGATCCTCCCAATGATGTATTTAGCGCTCTCGTATGACCACCGTTTGGTGGATGGTCGTGAATCTGTAGGTTATTTGGTGACCATCAAACACATGCTTGAGGATCCCGTTCGTTTATTGCTTGATCTATAAAACATAGGGCTGAAAACAGCCCTGTTCAGCCTTACTCAATATTTCCTTTAGAATTAAAATCTGGGGAATGGCTCTACGTTCAGCCCGCCTCATCAACACTGTACATGGGATAACATAATGAATTTA harbors:
- the odhB gene encoding 2-oxoglutarate dehydrogenase complex dihydrolipoyllysine-residue succinyltransferase encodes the protein MNNTDILVPDLPESVVDATVATWHKKPGERVQRDEVLVEIETDKVVLEVPASTSGILDSIAEDEGATVVSRQKLGQMRLEDVFSESTSQKIQKSTSTSANEKKSSEKPASDVTNESQTIETLSPAIRRLIAEYELDARLIKATGPGGRMTREDVEQYLSAQNDSKKIPSQPISKSEASDISKNTAFSAAAEQMGIHRSEKRVPMTRLRKKISERLLQAKNNTAMLTTFNEVNMKPIMDLRKKYGEAFEKSHGVRLGLMSFYVKAVIEALKRYPEINASIDDTDIVYHHYFDISIAVSTPRGLVTPVLRDADTLSMADIEKQVKSLALKGRDGKLKVDELTGGNFTITNGGVFGSLMSTPIINPPQSAILGMHTIQERPMAVKGQVVILPMMYLALSYDHRLVDGRESVGYLVTIKHMLEDPVRLLLDL